The Sporomusa termitida genome has a window encoding:
- the cdaA gene encoding diadenylate cyclase CdaA produces MLLQIRGIISTISFLDIIDIVIVAYFLYKLYIMISGTRAVALLKGLVVLLVATLISKWLELNVINWLLQKTMTVVLVALPVVFQPELRRALEHLGRGRFFHNSAQLNAEEKASLFDELGRTVTDLSKNKIGALMVLERETGLNDYIETGIKVDGLVSSEFLINIFIPNTPLHDGAVIIRGNRVQAAGCLLPLSDDRSLNKELGTRHRAAIGISEQTDAVVIVVSEETGIISLARGGRLHRYMDADKLREQLAPLFIAKSTSLSDLFSWRPS; encoded by the coding sequence ATGTTATTGCAAATACGGGGAATAATCTCTACAATTAGTTTCCTGGATATTATCGACATTGTAATTGTTGCCTATTTTTTATACAAACTCTACATTATGATTAGCGGGACCAGGGCTGTAGCCTTATTGAAAGGTCTTGTCGTGCTGCTGGTGGCTACGCTGATCAGCAAATGGCTGGAACTCAATGTGATTAACTGGCTGCTGCAGAAGACAATGACGGTTGTGCTTGTAGCCCTGCCGGTTGTTTTTCAGCCGGAACTCCGGCGCGCCCTTGAGCATCTGGGGCGGGGCCGCTTTTTCCACAACAGTGCCCAGCTGAACGCGGAGGAGAAAGCCAGCCTGTTTGATGAACTGGGGAGAACAGTTACCGATCTGTCTAAAAACAAGATTGGGGCCCTGATGGTTCTGGAACGGGAAACAGGGCTTAATGATTATATTGAAACAGGCATTAAGGTGGATGGTTTAGTCTCAAGCGAGTTTTTAATCAATATTTTTATTCCCAATACGCCCCTGCATGATGGTGCTGTCATTATCCGCGGGAACCGGGTACAGGCGGCAGGCTGTTTGTTGCCGCTGTCTGATGACCGCAGTCTCAACAAGGAGCTTGGCACAAGACACCGGGCGGCGATTGGCATCAGCGAGCAAACCGATGCAGTTGTTATTGTTGTCAGCGAAGAAACCGGTATCATTTCGCTGGCCAGGGGCGGCAGACTGCACCGGTATATGGATGCCGACAAGCTTAGGGAACAGCTTGCGCCGCTGTTTATAGCGAAAAGCACTTCCCTTAGCGATCTATTTAGCTGGAGGCCGTCATAA
- the tsaA gene encoding tRNA (N6-threonylcarbamoyladenosine(37)-N6)-methyltransferase TrmO: MINYTPIGIIHSPFKEPQGTPIQPTAALDVAGIIEINPAYAAGLKDLEGFSHLILIYHFHLVKNSSLLVKPFLDKELHGIFATRSPARPNFIGFSVVRLDKIDANRLHILDVDIIDKTPLLDIKPYVPEFDCRPTAKNGWFEKNVHKLPATRDDGRFIK; this comes from the coding sequence ATGATCAATTATACGCCCATTGGCATTATTCACTCGCCCTTTAAAGAACCTCAGGGCACACCCATTCAGCCGACAGCCGCACTGGATGTTGCCGGCATCATTGAAATCAATCCCGCATATGCTGCCGGCTTGAAAGATCTAGAAGGTTTTTCTCATTTGATTCTAATTTACCATTTTCATTTGGTAAAAAATTCTTCGCTCTTAGTAAAACCGTTTCTGGACAAGGAACTGCACGGAATCTTTGCCACCCGTTCACCGGCCAGGCCGAATTTTATCGGCTTTTCCGTAGTACGTCTTGACAAAATTGACGCCAACAGGCTCCATATCCTGGATGTGGATATTATTGACAAAACCCCGCTTTTGGATATTAAGCCCTATGTGCCGGAATTTGATTGCAGACCCACTGCCAAAAACGGCTGGTTTGAAAAAAATGTTCATAAGCTGCCTGCTACCAGAGATGACGGGAGATTCATAAAATAA
- the glmS gene encoding glutamine--fructose-6-phosphate transaminase (isomerizing), with protein MCGIVGYIGPDQAAPFLLEGLSKLEYRGYDSAGIAVFDGDKIHVTKSVGRLNVLAKKVEISPLQGSLGIGHTRWATHGRPSDANSHPHTDCAGKFVVVHNGIIENYMHLKEQLIAQGHTFTSETDTEVVAHLIEECYAGDFEAAVKQVLEQIEGSYALVFMCQDEPGKLICTKQDNPLVIGLGEGENFIASDIPAIISRTRKTYILSDGEMAIVTADSVWVMNRQGIPVTKKVFEVNWDAEAAEKGGYEHFMIKEIYEQPKAVRETMTSRVAKDNSGITFEELNWTKDDVSPIKKIAIIACGTAYHAGIVGKYLIENLSRIPVEVDVASEFRYRSPLIDEQTLAIVISQSGETLDTLAALKEAKKLGARTLAVTNVVGSSIARDSDQVIYTWAGPEIAVASTKAYTTQLVVMAMLAIYMGAIKGTLTTDKVQALCQALRELPAQAYEVLEDVEPIKTFAQQYGFNEDVFFIGRSLDYAVALEGSLKLKEISYIHAEAYAAGELKHGTLALIIEGVPVIALATQQDVYEKTLSNIKEVKARDAVVIGLGLKGDQQLEKYVDHTIFIPATNKFLTPILSVIPLQLLAYYAAVTRGCDVDKPRNLAKSVTVE; from the coding sequence ATGTGTGGTATTGTTGGTTATATAGGTCCTGATCAGGCGGCACCATTTTTGCTGGAAGGTCTGAGCAAACTTGAATACCGGGGCTATGACTCGGCCGGTATTGCCGTGTTTGACGGCGATAAAATTCATGTGACTAAAAGCGTGGGCCGGTTGAATGTGCTGGCGAAGAAGGTAGAAATCAGTCCCCTTCAGGGCAGTCTTGGCATTGGCCATACCCGGTGGGCGACCCATGGCCGTCCGTCTGATGCCAACTCCCATCCGCATACGGATTGTGCCGGTAAGTTTGTTGTTGTCCATAACGGCATCATTGAAAACTATATGCACCTCAAGGAACAACTGATTGCCCAAGGCCATACGTTTACCTCGGAAACGGACACCGAGGTTGTGGCCCACCTGATAGAAGAGTGTTATGCCGGTGACTTTGAAGCGGCAGTTAAGCAGGTACTTGAACAGATCGAGGGTTCTTATGCGCTGGTGTTTATGTGCCAGGATGAGCCGGGAAAACTGATCTGCACCAAGCAGGACAACCCGCTGGTTATCGGCCTGGGCGAAGGGGAAAACTTCATTGCCTCCGACATCCCGGCGATCATCAGCCGCACCCGGAAAACCTATATCCTAAGCGACGGCGAAATGGCCATTGTAACCGCTGATTCGGTATGGGTCATGAACCGTCAGGGGATACCGGTAACCAAAAAAGTCTTTGAGGTTAACTGGGATGCGGAAGCAGCTGAAAAAGGCGGCTATGAGCATTTCATGATTAAAGAAATCTATGAACAGCCCAAGGCCGTCCGGGAAACAATGACCAGCCGTGTGGCTAAAGATAACAGCGGCATAACCTTTGAAGAACTCAACTGGACCAAGGATGATGTTTCCCCCATTAAAAAGATCGCCATTATTGCCTGCGGTACCGCCTATCATGCGGGGATTGTGGGCAAGTACCTGATCGAAAACCTGTCCCGGATTCCGGTGGAAGTGGATGTGGCCTCAGAATTCCGCTACCGCTCACCGCTGATTGATGAACAGACGCTGGCTATTGTTATCAGCCAGTCCGGCGAAACCCTGGATACACTGGCGGCCCTGAAAGAAGCTAAAAAATTGGGGGCCCGCACCCTTGCTGTTACTAATGTTGTCGGCTCCTCCATCGCCCGTGATTCTGATCAGGTTATCTATACCTGGGCGGGACCGGAAATTGCAGTAGCCTCTACCAAAGCCTATACTACTCAGCTTGTGGTTATGGCGATGCTGGCCATTTATATGGGAGCAATTAAAGGCACTTTGACCACGGATAAAGTGCAGGCACTGTGCCAGGCCCTGCGTGAACTGCCGGCCCAGGCCTATGAAGTGTTAGAGGATGTTGAGCCGATTAAAACCTTCGCCCAGCAATACGGCTTTAATGAAGATGTGTTTTTCATCGGCCGTTCCTTAGACTACGCCGTGGCCCTGGAAGGCTCTTTGAAACTAAAAGAGATATCCTATATTCATGCTGAGGCTTATGCGGCCGGTGAACTCAAACACGGTACCCTGGCCCTTATCATTGAGGGGGTACCGGTCATTGCCCTGGCTACCCAGCAGGATGTATACGAAAAAACACTCAGTAATATTAAAGAAGTCAAAGCCCGTGATGCTGTAGTTATTGGGCTTGGTCTCAAAGGTGATCAGCAGCTTGAAAAATATGTTGACCATACTATCTTTATTCCTGCCACCAATAAATTCCTCACGCCAATCCTGTCGGTCATTCCGCTGCAGCTGTTAGCTTACTACGCGGCAGTTACCCGGGGCTGCGATGTTGATAAGCCCAGGAATTTGGCCAAGAGTGTGACCGTAGAGTAG
- a CDS encoding NAD(P)/FAD-dependent oxidoreductase gives MLKISNFRIPLTEETPLAYLVARRLRLAPEQVSQVNIIRRAIDARRKHSITFVYTLAVELLIPPGQALSRLAGDKDVVLITPAAAEDIVFGAIPLNNRPVVVGSGPAGLFAALMLARYGYKPLLIERGRDVERRARDIADFWRTGQLAENSNVQFGEGGAGTFSDGKLTTRVTDPRMAAVLDIMITAGAPAEIKYLHKPHIGTDKLRQVVRNIRTEIIKLGGDVEFEACLTGIATKAGQLTGITVNGSRHIPCEILFLAIGHSARDTYQMLHEHQVAMAAKPFAIGVRIEHPQELIDTAQYGVAAGHPRLGPADYALVYQDKAAGRAAYSFCMCPGGLVVAAASEAGGVVTNGMSLYKRDSGLANSAVAVTVNPADYGPNVLDGIEFQRRYERLAFALGGNNYNAPVQTVGDFLTGKSGSAQYLAASSYRPGTTPADLRQCLPGFVATTLAKALPDFGRKLRGFDHRQAVLTGVETRTSAPVRLVRGPDFVSINTTGVYPIGEGAGYAGGIMSAALDGVNAAISFVQVYKA, from the coding sequence TTGCTTAAAATCAGTAACTTTCGTATACCCTTAACTGAAGAAACACCCCTTGCGTATCTTGTTGCCAGACGTTTGCGGCTGGCACCGGAGCAGGTAAGCCAAGTGAACATTATCCGCCGGGCGATTGATGCCCGCCGGAAACATAGTATTACCTTTGTCTATACCCTGGCAGTCGAGCTTCTCATCCCGCCAGGGCAGGCATTATCCCGGCTGGCCGGTGACAAGGATGTCGTGCTCATAACGCCGGCGGCCGCCGAGGATATTGTGTTTGGTGCGATACCGCTGAATAACCGGCCGGTAGTGGTAGGGTCAGGACCGGCCGGTTTATTTGCTGCCCTGATGCTGGCCAGGTATGGCTATAAGCCGCTGCTGATTGAGCGGGGGCGGGATGTTGAACGGCGGGCCCGGGATATTGCTGATTTTTGGCGGACCGGCCAGTTGGCTGAAAATAGTAATGTGCAGTTTGGGGAAGGCGGGGCCGGCACCTTTTCCGATGGTAAACTTACCACCCGGGTTACGGATCCGCGGATGGCGGCGGTGCTTGACATTATGATAACAGCCGGAGCGCCGGCTGAAATAAAGTACCTTCATAAACCCCATATTGGTACTGATAAACTGCGGCAGGTTGTCAGGAATATCAGAACCGAGATTATTAAACTGGGCGGCGACGTTGAGTTCGAAGCCTGCCTTACAGGTATCGCCACTAAGGCGGGACAGCTCACCGGCATTACCGTAAATGGTAGCCGCCATATACCCTGCGAAATATTGTTTCTGGCCATTGGCCATAGTGCCAGGGACACCTATCAGATGTTGCATGAACACCAGGTGGCCATGGCAGCCAAACCCTTTGCGATTGGTGTCCGGATTGAGCATCCCCAGGAACTCATCGATACAGCCCAGTACGGTGTTGCGGCCGGTCATCCCCGGCTGGGACCGGCTGATTATGCGCTGGTGTACCAGGATAAGGCGGCAGGACGGGCGGCCTATTCGTTTTGCATGTGCCCGGGCGGACTGGTGGTGGCGGCCGCCTCGGAAGCGGGGGGAGTCGTGACCAACGGCATGAGCCTGTACAAACGGGACTCGGGCCTTGCCAACAGTGCCGTGGCTGTAACTGTGAATCCGGCTGATTATGGTCCTAATGTTCTTGACGGTATCGAATTCCAGCGCCGTTATGAACGGCTGGCCTTTGCCCTGGGCGGGAATAATTACAATGCGCCTGTGCAGACAGTAGGCGATTTCCTGACCGGAAAAAGCGGCAGTGCTCAATATCTGGCCGCATCCAGTTATCGTCCCGGCACAACACCTGCCGATCTCCGGCAATGCTTGCCAGGGTTTGTAGCTACTACACTGGCGAAGGCTTTGCCTGATTTTGGCCGTAAGCTGCGAGGGTTTGATCATAGGCAGGCCGTACTTACCGGCGTTGAAACCAGAACCTCAGCGCCGGTGCGGCTGGTGCGAGGGCCGGATTTTGTGTCAATTAACACAACCGGCGTATACCCTATTGGTGAGGGTGCCGGTTATGCCGGCGGCATTATGAGCGCTGCCCTGGACGGGGTAAATGCAGCAATTAGTTTTGTGCAAGTCTATAAGGCCTGA
- the argH gene encoding argininosuccinate lyase, with the protein MSKLWGGRFAKNTDVMVEEFTSSISFDSRMYRQDIAGSIAHARMLAQCGIISQDDARLITDGLNDILADIEAGNFSFEVSLEDIHMNIEKRLTERIGPAGGRLHTARSRNDQVALDTHMYVREQVAAIGGLLFDLEQAVLDIANKYPETIMPGYTHLQRAQPILFAHHMLAYFFMFERDFRRLGGVWESADIMPLGAGALAGTTFPIDRELVASELKFGRIYENSIDAVSDRDYILEFLSFASILMMHLSRLSEEIILWSSTEFSFIELDDAHCTGSSIMPQKKNPDVAELVRGKTGRVFGHLMAMLTVAKGLPLAYNKDLQEDKEGLFDTIDTVKFSLTVYAAMLRGLKVNSGIMRQALKNDFSNATDMADYLVKKGLPFRQAHEVVGKCVAYCLNEHKTLADLSLAEFKQFSPLFDMDILEAITIETCVAARNSLGGTSPAQVRQAVTVAKSIMEKQQKHLDMYTKIKL; encoded by the coding sequence ATGAGTAAATTATGGGGCGGACGTTTCGCCAAAAACACGGATGTTATGGTGGAGGAGTTTACCTCCTCCATTTCTTTTGACAGCCGCATGTACCGGCAGGATATTGCCGGCAGCATTGCTCATGCCAGGATGCTGGCCCAATGCGGCATCATCAGCCAGGACGATGCCAGGCTGATTACCGATGGGTTAAACGATATTCTCGCCGATATTGAAGCAGGCAACTTCAGTTTTGAAGTGTCGCTAGAAGATATCCATATGAATATTGAAAAACGCCTGACCGAACGCATCGGTCCGGCCGGCGGGCGTCTGCATACAGCCCGCAGCCGCAATGACCAGGTGGCGCTTGATACTCATATGTATGTGCGGGAGCAGGTGGCCGCAATCGGCGGGCTGTTATTTGACCTGGAGCAGGCCGTTCTCGACATTGCCAATAAATATCCGGAGACCATCATGCCCGGCTATACCCATCTGCAGCGGGCCCAGCCCATCCTGTTCGCTCACCACATGCTGGCTTATTTCTTTATGTTTGAGCGTGATTTCCGACGCCTGGGCGGCGTGTGGGAGTCGGCCGATATTATGCCCCTCGGCGCCGGGGCGCTGGCTGGTACCACCTTTCCCATCGACAGAGAGCTTGTTGCCAGTGAACTCAAGTTTGGCCGCATCTATGAGAACAGTATTGATGCCGTCAGTGACCGGGACTATATCCTGGAATTTTTGTCGTTTGCCTCTATTCTGATGATGCATTTGAGCCGGTTAAGCGAAGAGATCATTTTGTGGTCGTCAACCGAGTTCTCCTTTATTGAGCTTGACGATGCCCACTGTACCGGCTCGAGTATTATGCCGCAAAAGAAGAATCCGGATGTCGCCGAATTGGTGCGCGGCAAAACCGGCCGGGTTTTTGGTCACCTGATGGCCATGCTGACGGTGGCAAAAGGTCTCCCCCTGGCATACAACAAAGATTTGCAGGAGGATAAAGAGGGGCTGTTTGATACCATCGACACGGTAAAATTCAGTCTGACCGTGTACGCAGCCATGCTGCGCGGGCTGAAGGTAAATTCCGGTATTATGCGGCAGGCGCTAAAAAACGACTTTTCCAATGCCACCGATATGGCTGATTATCTTGTTAAAAAAGGACTGCCGTTCCGGCAAGCCCATGAAGTTGTTGGCAAATGCGTAGCTTATTGCCTAAATGAGCACAAAACGCTGGCAGATTTAAGCCTGGCCGAGTTTAAACAATTTTCGCCACTGTTTGACATGGATATTTTAGAGGCCATTACCATTGAAACCTGTGTTGCCGCCCGTAATTCTCTGGGTGGAACATCGCCCGCTCAGGTTAGACAGGCTGTCACTGTTGCTAAGTCCATTATGGAGAAACAGCAAAAACACCTTGACATGTATACAAAAATCAAACTATAA
- a CDS encoding trimeric intracellular cation channel family protein encodes MTAWSVFEITGIIAFAISGALTGIQKKLDVFGVLVLAITTAIGGGILRDVIIGNTPPLTFRDPTFFIISAIATIGVCFTYRWLDKFKHTIQIFDAIGLGAFTATSAKLALHQNLDSVVIVTTVAVITGIGGSIMRDVFVKEIPYVFRQEVYAITTIAGAISFYYSQFYFTGNIPLYLCFVITTGLRICCIKYGWNFPVIGISAGKKAPPDNQQPGT; translated from the coding sequence ATGACTGCCTGGAGTGTATTTGAGATTACAGGGATTATCGCTTTCGCCATCTCCGGCGCCCTGACCGGAATACAAAAGAAGCTTGATGTTTTTGGTGTTTTGGTACTGGCGATTACGACCGCTATTGGCGGCGGTATTCTGCGGGATGTGATTATCGGCAATACCCCGCCGCTCACCTTTCGCGATCCCACTTTTTTTATTATTAGCGCCATAGCCACGATTGGCGTTTGTTTTACCTATCGCTGGCTTGATAAATTCAAACATACTATTCAAATATTTGACGCCATCGGCCTGGGGGCCTTCACGGCGACCAGTGCCAAACTGGCATTACACCAAAATCTTGATTCGGTGGTTATCGTAACAACAGTGGCCGTCATCACCGGTATCGGCGGCAGCATCATGCGGGATGTATTTGTCAAAGAGATTCCGTATGTTTTCCGGCAGGAAGTCTACGCCATCACGACCATTGCCGGGGCGATCAGCTTTTATTATTCGCAATTTTATTTTACCGGCAATATTCCCTTGTATCTCTGCTTTGTCATTACCACCGGCCTGCGCATCTGTTGCATCAAATACGGCTGGAACTTCCCTGTTATCGGTATCAGCGCCGGGAAAAAAGCGCCACCGGACAATCAGCAGCCAGGCACATAG
- a CDS encoding branched-chain amino acid aminotransferase, whose protein sequence is MADIAVTLADKRGTLPADDKLGFGKIFTDHMFVMDYETGKGWFDARIVPYGDFDISPAAMVLHYGQAIFEGMKAFRTEDNRIVVYRPVDHLKRFNNSADILSIPQMDVDLLHAGLNKLIEIDKDWVPQSLGTSLYIRPFVISVDPFVGVKVADEYKLLIILSPVGAYYASGFKPVKIKVEEHFVRAVKGGLGEAKTPANYAASLKASEEAQKEGYTQVLWLDALEQKYIEEVGTMNIFFKIDDEIITPELNGSILNGITRRSVIQVAQDWGLKVTERRISIDEVYAVHAEGRLQEVFGSGTAAVISPVGELSWKGKNIVINNNQTGATSQKLFDYITSIQQGRVADKFGWIGEVTKI, encoded by the coding sequence ATGGCTGATATTGCTGTTACACTGGCTGATAAACGCGGCACTCTTCCGGCAGACGACAAACTTGGTTTTGGCAAGATTTTTACCGATCACATGTTTGTCATGGATTACGAAACAGGAAAAGGCTGGTTTGATGCCCGCATCGTCCCGTATGGCGATTTTGACATTTCGCCGGCAGCTATGGTGCTGCATTACGGACAAGCCATTTTTGAAGGCATGAAAGCCTTCCGCACGGAAGATAACCGCATCGTCGTGTACCGCCCTGTTGATCATCTCAAACGTTTCAATAATTCAGCTGACATTTTAAGCATCCCGCAAATGGATGTTGATTTATTACATGCCGGTTTGAACAAACTGATTGAAATTGACAAGGACTGGGTGCCGCAATCGCTGGGAACATCGCTGTACATTCGCCCCTTTGTTATTTCGGTCGATCCCTTCGTCGGCGTAAAAGTTGCCGATGAATACAAGCTGCTTATTATCCTCTCGCCGGTCGGCGCCTACTACGCCTCTGGATTTAAGCCTGTCAAAATCAAGGTGGAGGAGCATTTTGTACGGGCCGTCAAGGGCGGTCTGGGCGAAGCCAAGACACCGGCCAATTACGCTGCCAGTCTTAAGGCCTCGGAAGAAGCTCAAAAAGAGGGGTATACCCAGGTTTTGTGGCTTGACGCCCTGGAACAGAAATACATTGAAGAAGTCGGCACCATGAATATCTTCTTCAAGATTGATGACGAGATTATTACCCCCGAGCTAAACGGCAGTATTCTCAATGGTATTACCCGCCGTTCCGTCATTCAGGTGGCTCAGGACTGGGGGCTGAAAGTGACCGAACGCCGGATTTCGATTGATGAGGTATATGCTGTGCATGCTGAGGGCCGGCTGCAGGAAGTATTCGGTTCCGGTACGGCGGCAGTTATTTCCCCGGTGGGCGAGTTATCCTGGAAAGGCAAAAATATTGTCATTAATAATAACCAGACCGGGGCAACCTCCCAAAAGCTGTTCGACTATATTACCAGCATCCAGCAGGGCCGCGTAGCCGATAAATTTGGCTGGATTGGCGAAGTAACCAAAATATAA
- the glmM gene encoding phosphoglucosamine mutase: MARLFGTDGVRGLANVELTPELAFKMGRAATYYFGKESKRPVFYIGRDTRVSGQMLEAALAAGICSAGGEAVLLGIVPTPAVAYLTRQHGAQAGVVISASHNPYPDNGIKFFAGTGYKLPDAVENELEELIDAAPDGMPRPTADSVGFITTRHDLLTEYVEYAVSTVEQSLQGLKIVLDCANGAAYEAAPAAFRQLGADVIVLNDCPDGININAGCGSTHLQQLQAAVAQHQADLGLAHDGDADRCLAVDETGEMIDGDQIMLICALEMLKQNTLTEKTLVATVMSNIGLHQAIKNAGAKVLVTPVGDRYVLEAMLKHNLVLGGEQSGHIIFSQYSTTGDGLITALKLAAALKQSGQKMSALAKVMTRFPQLLENIRVKSKAGWETNANIAAAIKAGEAELGDNGRILVRPSGTEPLIRVMAEGPSLPDLERIVGSIAEVVRQEQD; the protein is encoded by the coding sequence ATGGCGAGACTGTTTGGAACAGACGGCGTGCGGGGGTTAGCCAACGTCGAACTTACGCCTGAACTGGCTTTTAAGATGGGGCGGGCAGCCACCTATTACTTTGGGAAAGAATCGAAACGGCCGGTATTTTACATTGGCCGCGATACCCGGGTTTCCGGACAGATGCTGGAGGCGGCCTTAGCGGCAGGCATTTGCTCGGCCGGCGGCGAGGCCGTACTGCTGGGTATTGTTCCTACCCCGGCTGTTGCTTATTTGACCAGGCAGCACGGCGCTCAGGCCGGTGTTGTTATTTCAGCATCACATAACCCTTATCCTGATAACGGTATCAAATTTTTTGCCGGTACCGGCTACAAACTGCCTGATGCCGTAGAAAATGAGCTGGAAGAGCTTATCGACGCCGCACCGGACGGGATGCCCCGGCCTACGGCCGACAGCGTTGGTTTTATAACTACCAGGCATGATCTGCTGACAGAATATGTGGAGTATGCCGTTAGTACTGTTGAACAGTCCCTGCAGGGTCTTAAGATTGTTTTAGACTGTGCTAATGGTGCGGCCTACGAGGCGGCTCCCGCCGCTTTCCGGCAGCTGGGGGCCGACGTTATTGTCCTTAATGACTGTCCTGACGGTATTAATATTAATGCCGGCTGCGGCTCAACCCATCTGCAGCAGCTGCAGGCTGCCGTAGCTCAGCATCAAGCCGATCTGGGACTGGCCCATGATGGCGATGCCGACCGTTGTCTGGCTGTCGACGAAACCGGCGAAATGATTGACGGTGATCAAATTATGCTGATTTGTGCGCTGGAAATGCTCAAGCAAAATACACTGACGGAAAAAACGCTGGTAGCCACCGTGATGAGCAATATCGGGCTGCATCAGGCCATAAAAAATGCCGGTGCCAAAGTCCTGGTGACACCGGTGGGGGACCGCTATGTACTGGAAGCTATGTTAAAACATAACCTGGTATTGGGCGGTGAACAGTCCGGCCATATTATTTTCAGTCAATACAGCACAACCGGCGACGGGCTGATTACGGCGCTGAAACTGGCGGCCGCGCTAAAACAAAGCGGCCAGAAAATGTCGGCTCTGGCTAAAGTAATGACAAGATTTCCCCAACTGCTGGAGAATATCCGGGTTAAGAGTAAAGCCGGCTGGGAAACCAATGCGAATATCGCTGCTGCCATTAAGGCCGGTGAAGCCGAACTAGGTGATAATGGCCGGATACTTGTCCGCCCTTCCGGCACTGAGCCGCTCATCCGGGTAATGGCCGAAGGCCCGTCCCTGCCTGACCTTGAACGTATCGTTGGCAGTATTGCCGAGGTTGTCAGACAGGAACAGGATTAA
- a CDS encoding CdaR family protein codes for MFDKFFKSPGETKNITPKILAVILAIVLWLYVINEQNPPIESSFTIPLEVRNAATSYVIVNVPDSVRVKIRGPRSIVAGVLNKDLKAYIDIKGLTEGNHDLKVSAAIPSSLELVEINPDKVQFRLDTTVSRQVPVEVRLTGAAAKGSVVGNPVAAYEQVTIEGPKNIVGIVEKVIATVDLAGKNAEFTVGAPLVPVTQAGKGVEGLTIYPEKTGVTVNITAGLTKKILDVKPMIEGELPAGLAIKSMSTKPDKLELRELTAGTGLDKLEAVYTEPISLNDISQNITREVKLILPEGLASTQETVSVTIQVGPR; via the coding sequence ATGTTTGATAAGTTTTTTAAATCACCGGGAGAAACAAAAAATATTACTCCGAAAATTTTGGCCGTTATCCTGGCGATTGTGTTATGGTTGTATGTCATAAATGAGCAAAATCCGCCCATTGAGTCATCGTTCACCATTCCGCTGGAAGTCCGCAATGCCGCCACTTCCTACGTTATTGTCAATGTGCCTGACTCAGTCCGGGTAAAAATTCGCGGTCCGCGCAGTATTGTTGCCGGTGTGCTCAATAAAGATCTTAAGGCCTATATTGATATCAAAGGTCTCACAGAAGGCAATCACGATCTTAAGGTCAGCGCCGCCATCCCGTCCAGCCTGGAATTGGTCGAGATCAATCCGGACAAAGTCCAGTTCAGGCTTGACACTACTGTAAGCCGCCAGGTACCGGTTGAGGTCAGACTGACCGGTGCTGCCGCCAAAGGGTCGGTGGTGGGCAACCCGGTGGCGGCCTATGAGCAGGTGACGATTGAAGGGCCCAAAAATATTGTGGGTATTGTTGAAAAAGTGATCGCTACCGTTGATCTGGCCGGAAAAAACGCCGAGTTTACGGTAGGGGCGCCACTGGTACCGGTTACCCAGGCCGGTAAGGGAGTCGAAGGGCTAACCATTTATCCGGAGAAAACCGGCGTTACGGTGAATATAACTGCCGGGCTAACCAAGAAGATACTTGATGTAAAACCCATGATTGAGGGGGAATTGCCGGCTGGTCTGGCTATAAAGAGTATGAGCACTAAGCCGGACAAACTGGAATTGCGGGAGCTTACAGCCGGCACGGGCCTTGACAAGCTTGAGGCTGTATATACCGAACCGATTAGCCTTAACGATATCAGCCAGAATATCACCAGGGAAGTAAAACTAATATTGCCGGAGGGTCTGGCCAGTACCCAGGAAACCGTCAGTGTTACCATCCAAGTCGGCCCCCGTTAA